A single window of Granulicella mallensis MP5ACTX8 DNA harbors:
- a CDS encoding hydantoinase/oxoprolinase family protein gives MRIAIDTGGTFTDIVYFQDSQFVVLKVFSTPSDPGRAVIEGLHKISPDPDVVVRHGTTVATNAMLERKGARVAFLTTKGFEDTIAIGRQARPKLYDWFQPAPECLVPKQLRFGISERISSNGELLVAIDPSDLEIVVTAIADAGVDAIAVSTLFSFTNPDSEIKIAAALERLGLPLSISHRILPEFREYERASTIVANAYVAPKVGSYITTLAANIAKVYTGSRLEVMQSSGGIISARIAAAEPVRTMLSGPAGGVIGAYKLAGLAGFDQIIGFDMGGTSTDVFLVDATGPHISNESILTGIPIGVPMLDIHTAGAGGGSIARFDAGGLLRVGPESAGADPGPICFGCGTQPTVTDANLVLGRLDTDRFMGGSVTLDRDRMLQYMEQEKGSLATVEEFASGILRVVETSMEKAIRVISIERGYDPRDFTLVAFGGGGPLHACSLAHALQVPRVLIPALPGALSAVGILLADTMREYSRTVMQTIDTDLEEIFAELERQGFNEFEAEGLAGKSFRSVDLRYRGQGYELNLPYSPDMVPAFHALHQRRYGFANEGRPLDIVNIRVRVAAPAETFEPPRQEIVEGDGSAALVGTRAVYFDGTSHLTRLYERDKLHAGDTFSGPAIISEYSSATILPPGDVLRVDAFKNLVIEVHA, from the coding sequence ATGCGTATAGCCATCGACACTGGGGGAACGTTCACCGATATTGTGTATTTTCAGGATTCGCAGTTCGTTGTGCTGAAGGTATTTTCAACTCCCTCCGATCCTGGAAGAGCCGTGATCGAGGGGCTGCACAAGATTTCGCCTGATCCCGACGTCGTCGTTCGCCACGGCACCACAGTTGCCACCAATGCCATGCTTGAGCGTAAGGGAGCGCGCGTTGCGTTTCTGACTACGAAAGGTTTTGAAGACACGATTGCGATTGGCCGCCAGGCACGGCCGAAGCTCTACGACTGGTTTCAGCCTGCGCCCGAATGTCTCGTTCCCAAGCAGCTCCGTTTCGGCATCTCCGAGCGGATCAGCTCGAACGGGGAACTACTCGTCGCGATCGATCCCTCTGATCTGGAGATCGTGGTCACTGCCATTGCGGACGCCGGTGTGGATGCGATCGCCGTATCGACCTTGTTCTCCTTCACTAACCCGGATAGCGAAATCAAAATCGCCGCAGCACTCGAACGCCTTGGCCTACCTCTTTCGATCTCGCATCGCATCCTGCCCGAATTCCGCGAGTATGAACGTGCCTCCACCATCGTTGCGAATGCCTATGTCGCTCCCAAGGTAGGTTCCTACATCACTACTCTCGCAGCCAACATAGCGAAGGTCTACACGGGGAGCCGCCTTGAGGTCATGCAGTCTTCGGGCGGCATCATCTCTGCACGCATCGCCGCCGCAGAGCCGGTTCGAACCATGCTCTCCGGACCTGCCGGGGGCGTTATCGGCGCCTATAAGCTCGCAGGCCTTGCCGGATTCGACCAGATCATCGGCTTCGACATGGGCGGAACTTCCACTGATGTCTTCCTTGTCGACGCGACTGGCCCGCACATCAGCAATGAGTCGATCCTCACCGGCATCCCCATTGGGGTGCCCATGCTTGACATCCATACCGCAGGTGCCGGCGGCGGTTCCATCGCACGCTTCGACGCCGGCGGCCTGTTGCGCGTAGGCCCGGAATCTGCCGGCGCCGATCCCGGTCCCATCTGCTTCGGCTGTGGCACCCAACCCACTGTCACCGACGCGAATCTTGTCCTCGGCCGACTCGATACCGACCGCTTCATGGGTGGTTCCGTCACGCTCGACCGCGATCGGATGTTGCAGTACATGGAGCAGGAGAAGGGAAGTCTCGCCACCGTCGAAGAGTTTGCCTCCGGCATCCTGCGCGTCGTTGAGACCTCCATGGAGAAGGCTATTCGTGTGATCTCCATCGAACGGGGCTATGATCCCCGAGACTTCACCCTAGTTGCCTTTGGAGGAGGAGGCCCTCTGCATGCGTGCTCACTTGCTCACGCCCTGCAGGTGCCGCGCGTACTCATTCCAGCGTTGCCCGGCGCGCTCTCAGCGGTAGGCATCCTGCTCGCCGACACCATGCGCGAATACTCTCGCACCGTTATGCAAACCATCGATACAGACCTCGAAGAAATCTTTGCCGAGCTCGAGAGGCAGGGCTTTAACGAGTTTGAAGCCGAGGGTCTCGCAGGCAAATCCTTTCGCTCCGTGGATCTCCGTTACCGAGGCCAGGGTTACGAGTTGAATCTTCCCTATAGTCCCGATATGGTCCCTGCCTTTCACGCCCTGCACCAGCGCAGATACGGCTTCGCGAACGAGGGCCGACCTCTTGATATTGTGAACATCCGCGTGCGCGTCGCCGCACCGGCAGAGACCTTCGAGCCGCCACGGCAGGAGATTGTCGAAGGCGATGGCAGCGCTGCCCTCGTCGGCACCCGCGCCGTCTACTTCGATGGCACGTCTCATTTGACACGTCTCTACGAACGCGACAAGCTCCATGCGGGCGATACGTTCTCCGGTCCCGCCATTATCTCCGAATACAGCTCCGCCACCATCCTGCCGCCGGGCGATGTCCTTCGCGTCGACGCCTTCAAGAACCTGGTGATCGAGGTGCATGCATGA
- a CDS encoding GntR family transcriptional regulator, translating into MTEAQRIYKELKQDIVTCKLSPGLSISELEMCDRYAASRTPVREACRRLEDESLMQMTPFRGYSITPLTIEEYRNLRELQSVVEPAVAAFAAERATPEQIREISGWATYEYQVGERNSYYTFLEWNKNFHISIAAASRNQSLLQIVTNAQTRLMRYYYLVIVMDSYGPQLVAEHQELVRALRSGNAELARARASDHLENTVKRSMKVDLLAVNLPNENPMNTDYSDWLRNPEPLGAKRTKRARLTRPRKTVKH; encoded by the coding sequence ATGACGGAAGCACAACGCATCTACAAGGAACTGAAGCAGGATATCGTTACCTGCAAATTGTCTCCCGGGCTCTCCATTTCGGAGTTAGAGATGTGTGATCGTTACGCCGCAAGCCGCACTCCCGTTCGCGAGGCCTGCCGGCGTCTCGAAGACGAATCGCTGATGCAGATGACCCCGTTTCGCGGCTATAGCATCACTCCACTGACGATCGAAGAGTACCGAAATCTGCGTGAGCTTCAGTCCGTCGTAGAACCCGCGGTTGCCGCTTTCGCTGCAGAGCGTGCAACCCCAGAGCAGATCAGGGAAATCAGCGGCTGGGCAACGTACGAATATCAAGTCGGTGAGAGAAATAGTTACTACACGTTTCTTGAATGGAATAAGAACTTTCATATCTCCATCGCTGCTGCCAGCCGCAATCAGTCCCTGCTCCAGATCGTCACCAACGCGCAGACCCGCCTCATGCGCTATTACTATCTGGTGATCGTTATGGATAGTTACGGCCCGCAGTTGGTCGCCGAACATCAGGAACTCGTCCGTGCGCTTCGTTCCGGCAATGCCGAGTTAGCTCGTGCCCGCGCCAGCGATCACCTCGAAAACACGGTGAAGCGCAGCATGAAGGTCGATCTGCTGGCGGTGAATCTTCCCAATGAAAATCCTATGAACACCGACTATTCTGACTGGCTCCGCAACCCGGAGCCGCTCGGCGCAAAGCGTACCAAGCGTGCAAGGCTTACACGTCCGCGCAAAACTGTTAAACACTAA